One window of Equus quagga isolate Etosha38 chromosome 4, UCLA_HA_Equagga_1.0, whole genome shotgun sequence genomic DNA carries:
- the CSTA gene encoding cystatin-A: MMSRGMAGGLTEARPATPEIQEIADRVKPQLEEKTNQTYEEFKAVEYKTQVVAGTNYYIKVQVGDNNYIHLKIFKSLPQQNESLTLTGYQTDKRKDDELKGF; this comes from the exons ATGATGTCTAGAGGGATGGCTGGAGGGTTAACTGAAGCCAGACCTGCCACTCCAGAAATCCAGGAGATTGCTGATAGG gttAAACCACaacttgaagaaaaaacaaatcagacTTATGAAGAATTTAAAGCTGTGGAGTATAAAACTCAAGTGGTTGCTGGAACAAATTACTACATTAAG GTGCAAGTAGGTGATAATAATTATATTCAtctgaaaatattcaaaagtcttcctcaacaaaatgaGTCTTTGACACTTACTGGTTACCAGACTGACAAAAGGAAAGACGATGAGCTGAAGGGCTTTTAG